A stretch of Argiope bruennichi chromosome 10, qqArgBrue1.1, whole genome shotgun sequence DNA encodes these proteins:
- the LOC129988191 gene encoding DDB1- and CUL4-associated factor 5-like: MSLNSLRSKPSYMTGIHYLEHLQYTGKEHGDRRMINRRLDFSKCLYSKDLFAHYGCVNAIEFSNNGEWLVSGGDDKRILIWNIDQTLTGSLPPKSMKGEHNSNIFCLGFSTNHSKLFSAGNDEQVIAHDVSTGEILDAFLHDEAVYGLAVDPVNENIFASACDDGRVLVWDIRLPSNEPYTLASSASAYHAVMYNPVEPRFLATANAKDGVCLWDIRKPKVHLMKYGPTLLSQSAMSVRFNSQGTHLLALRRRFPPVLYELSSPQPAAEFDHHEYYNSCTMKSCCFAGERDQYILSGSDDFKLYVWKIPDAANFKKGVWVNKSHLVLRGHRSIVNQVRYNSTYGILASSGVEKIVKLWSSFPLTFKEDISEYVSAKDGLRKVYSHEEYINLVLENGQFMTHDYSHHSVQEDQRMMAFFDSLVQRDIEGWTSDSSVEAMNTLYILPSSDSQSSSDSLSSSSDDDDTHGTTNPCEVCTNTTRSPNNVEEAKNTVLALYARSLIDEGKGNTSNNGEEARDPSLDRISMLIAQKRREQVKKTSERLQKHLNKQYEKLRKKSLHLLKKRKKYPLISGNENASNNTAANGHGSKSALTTKTDKRKVLRKKRAKLSKDTLLKQKGSDSDENSKEVKGECSKNVKSKSEDKNKASVKSKSEDKNKASVKSKSEDKNKASTEFLPAKQEVSNTTLNNSVISETNLPKNEDNVELPNSTNNINGTETSNSSTISKKNYRPTKDGKKNYRNYRKRSFYDTDED; the protein is encoded by the coding sequence ATGTCTTTGAATTCACTGCGTTCGAAACCATCGTATATGACTGGTATACATTACCTTGAGCATTTGCAATATACTGGGAAAGAGCATGGGGATAGGCGAATGATAAATCGAAGATTAGACTTCAGTAAATGTCTTTACAGCAAAGATCTATTTGCCCATTATGGTTGCGTTAATGCTATCGAGTTTTCCAATAATGGCGAATGGCTCGTCTCCGGTGGAGATGATAAAAGGATCCTTATTTGGAATATTGATCAAACTTTGACAGGATCGCTTCCACCTAAATCTATGAAAGGAGAGCACAATAGCAATATCTTTTGCTTAGGATTTAGTACTAATCATAGTAAATTGTTTTCGGCAGGAAACGACGAACAAGTTATAGCACATGACGTATCAACAGGAGAGATCCTTGACGCTTTCCTTCACGATGAAGCTGTTTACGGTTTAGCTGTTGATCcagttaatgaaaatatttttgcaagtgCATGTGATGATGGCCGCGTTTTAGTTTGGGATATAAGATTGCCTTCCAATGAACCTTACACATTAGCAAGTAGTGCATCAGCTTATCATGCTGTGATGTACAATCCTGTGGAACCTCGATTTTTAGCGACTGCAAATGCGAAAGATGGCGTCTGTTTATGGGATATTAGGAAACCAAAGGTACATTTGATGAAATATGGACCTACATTATTGTCTCAAAGTGCAATGAGTGTGCGTTTTAATTCTCAAGGAACCCATTTGCTTGCTCTCAGAAGAAGGTTTCCTCCTGTATTATATGAACTCTCCTCACCTCAACCTGCTGCTGAATTTGATCATCATGAATACTATAATTCATGTACTATGAAAAGCTGTTGCTTTGCTGGTGAAAGAgatcaatatattttatctggTTCAgatgatttcaaattatatgtttGGAAAATACCTGATGCTGCCAATTTCAAAAAAGGAGTGTGGGTTAACAAATCACATTTAGTTCTGAGAGGCCATCGATCCATTGTGAATCAAGTGAGGTATAATAGCACTTATGGTATTCTAGCATCATCAGGTGTTGAGAAAATAGTGAAGCTTTGGAGCTCTTTTCCTCTTACCTTTAAAGAAGACATTAGTGAATATGTTTCTGCCAAAGACGGCTTAAGAAAAGTATATTCTCATGAAGAATACATTAATTTAGTTCTTGAAAATGGCCAATTTATGACTCATGATTATAGTCATCATTCTGTGCAAGAAGATCAACGCATGATGGCATTTTTTGATTCTTTGGTACAAAGGGATATTGAAGGCTGGACTTCAGACTCAAGTGTTGAGGCAATGAACACATTATATATTCTGCCATCATCAGATTCCCAATCATCAAGTGATTCTTTATCTTCTTCTTCTGATGATGATGATACACATGGCACTACTAATCCTTGTGAAGTATGCACTAATACGACTAGATCACCAAATAATGTTGAAGAAGCAAAGAATACAGTTCTTGCTCTTTATGCAAGATCTTTAATTGATGAAGGAAAAGGCAATACTTCAAATAATGGGGAAGAAGCCCGTGATCCATCTTTGGATAGAATCTCAATGCTCATTGCTCAGAAACGGAGAGAGCAAGTTAAAAAAACTAGTGAAAGATTACAGAAGCATTTGAACAAACAGTATGAAAAACTGAGGAAAAAGAGTCTTCATCTGTTAAAAAAACGCAAAAAATATCCTCTTATATCAGGAAATGAAAATGCGAGCAATAATACTGCAGCAAATGGTCATGGCTCTAAGTCGGCATTAACAACCAAAACTGATAAAAGAAAGGTTTTGAGAAAGAAACGTGCCAAACTGAGTAAGGACACTCTTCTAAAACAAAAAGGCTCAGATTCTGATGAAAATAGCAAGGAGGTTAAAGGTGAAtgttcaaaaaatgttaaatctaaaaGTGAGGATAAAAATAAAGCCTCTGTTAAATCTAAGAGTGAGGATAAAAATAAAGCCTCTGTTAAATCTAAGAGTGAGGATAAAAATAAAGCCTCTACTGAATTCTTACCTGCTAAACAAGAAGTATCGAATACTACTTTGAATAATTCTGTAATTTCCGAAACAAACTTACCCAAAAATGAAGACAATGTGGAATTACCTAAttctacaaataatattaatgggACTGAAACATCTAATTCatctacaatttcaaaaaaaaattatcgtccAACTAAAGATGGTAAgaagaattatagaaattatcGCAAGCGAAGTTTTTATGATACAGATGAGgactaa